The Marispirochaeta aestuarii genome contains a region encoding:
- a CDS encoding endonuclease/exonuclease/phosphatase family protein: MTYNLHGCVGTDGRYDPERILEVIRETGPDILGMQEVRSNTGTGTELLELLRRAYPDYHLVFGKTLKDSRGDFGNALFSRYPLVECLDVDLEESAGYPGRMIRPEARRAIFARVDLGGEQLWVVVTHLDLRKRVRKGQGRLLVQAIRRYTRPSKDAVVFMGDLNEWRLLNPFLRSLDRLFSKHVAKRSFPSRFPLLPLDRIWMSGKLRRQETRAHMSRLARRASDHLPLYVDLSF; this comes from the coding sequence ATGACCTATAACCTTCACGGTTGTGTCGGTACCGACGGCCGTTACGACCCGGAGCGGATCCTGGAAGTGATTCGGGAGACAGGGCCGGATATCCTCGGCATGCAGGAGGTCCGCAGCAATACCGGCACCGGTACGGAGCTTCTGGAGCTTCTGCGAAGGGCCTATCCGGATTACCATCTTGTTTTTGGAAAAACCCTGAAGGATTCCCGGGGAGATTTCGGCAACGCCCTCTTCTCCCGATATCCGCTTGTCGAATGCCTGGATGTGGACCTCGAGGAAAGTGCCGGATACCCGGGAAGGATGATACGCCCGGAGGCCCGGCGGGCAATCTTTGCCAGGGTAGACCTCGGAGGGGAGCAGCTCTGGGTTGTGGTGACTCACCTGGATCTGCGAAAACGGGTACGGAAAGGTCAGGGGCGGCTGCTTGTTCAGGCGATCCGGCGCTATACCAGGCCCTCGAAAGATGCGGTGGTATTCATGGGGGACCTCAACGAGTGGCGCCTCTTGAATCCCTTTCTGCGCAGTCTTGACCGGCTTTTCTCAAAACATGTTGCAAAACGCAGCTTCCCGTCCCGCTTTCCCCTTCTGCCCCTGGACCGTATCTGGATGAGCGGAAAGCTCAGGCGGCAGGAAACCCGGGCCCACATGAGCAGACTCGCACGGCGGGCGTCGGATCATCTGCCCCTCTACGTGGATCTCTCCTTCTGA
- a CDS encoding NifB/NifX family molybdenum-iron cluster-binding protein: MEKQYLVACGTDSEDGSFFTKNHFGESRWYDIWRVSPSGAAEKIDRIPNPASQANEESHEHGHDEKKPGKIAPVLKKKGVSVIMGRSIGANVVRMRRKFVVVVSRSEKTDEALAELRKRLSEVQELLDAGEERGHMILRRPGTKDPDSQKERST, from the coding sequence ATGGAAAAGCAGTACCTGGTTGCCTGCGGTACCGATTCGGAAGACGGCAGCTTCTTTACAAAGAATCATTTTGGAGAATCCCGCTGGTATGATATCTGGCGGGTATCTCCATCAGGAGCAGCGGAGAAGATCGACCGCATCCCGAATCCCGCATCCCAGGCGAATGAGGAAAGCCATGAGCATGGACATGATGAAAAGAAACCGGGAAAGATTGCCCCGGTGCTCAAGAAAAAAGGGGTCAGCGTTATCATGGGCCGCAGTATCGGCGCCAACGTGGTCAGGATGCGGCGAAAGTTTGTGGTCGTTGTAAGCCGCAGCGAGAAAACAGACGAGGCTCTCGCGGAGCTCCGGAAGCGCCTTTCTGAGGTACAGGAGCTCCTGGATGCCGGTGAAGAGCGGGGTCACATGATACTCCGGCGGCCCGGAACCAAAGACCCGGACAGTCAGAAGGAGAGATCCACGTAG
- a CDS encoding DUF2059 domain-containing protein — protein sequence MKKSIAILLFSLLSFASLFGQSKEEDIVRLMEMTGSANMGIQVMQNMIVQFKQILPEIPEDYWDQFMARVNPADMIDLIVPIYDKHFTHEEITDIISFYETPTGKKLIQEMPAISQESMAAGQAWGMRIGQEIQQQLVEDGLLDI from the coding sequence ATGAAAAAGAGTATCGCGATTTTGCTGTTTTCCCTTCTTTCCTTTGCCTCCCTCTTCGGGCAGTCCAAGGAAGAGGATATTGTCCGTCTCATGGAGATGACCGGTTCCGCCAATATGGGCATCCAGGTCATGCAGAATATGATAGTCCAGTTCAAACAGATCCTGCCGGAGATTCCCGAAGACTACTGGGACCAGTTCATGGCCAGGGTCAACCCGGCAGATATGATAGACCTTATAGTCCCGATTTACGACAAACACTTTACCCATGAAGAGATTACGGACATCATCAGCTTCTACGAGACCCCCACGGGAAAAAAACTTATTCAGGAGATGCCCGCGATCTCCCAGGAGTCCATGGCCGCCGGTCAGGCCTGGGGAATGAGGATCGGCCAGGAGATCCAGCAGCAGCTTGTAGAAGACGGGCTCCTGGATATTTAA
- a CDS encoding VTT domain-containing protein has protein sequence MIFTQDRHYTSTSIASRLSFFTSSRDYYSALAEVLPKTQKRILIVGWSFDDRIRLRRDRDTGPSGPELGDLLLSIARENPSMWIDLCIWKPPSLFAADQHITHKFRKEVHEAPNMDLHHLPAKSAFASRHEKFVILDDALAFIGGIDLTRERWDSPEHPAKSPARVNPEGEAYGPYHDTHAVMSGPAVGELLSLAQEEFSLDHSTDAEPPSLWPEGIPVDVENARIMISLTRSSPDADVPDLRQIRQVYLDMLREAREFIFIENQYFSSDEITDLLARRLREKEGPELIILMSRELPDLLGRMTMGVNASMHIAKLRENDRHGRLGFFNPVSPDDPATPVKVHSKLMITDSRFLTLGSGNINQRSFGFDNEVNILMDAQETDDPGCVAQLEARILAQHCGLSPEEWREMVRQHRGSRLSAFRERSRSWDGLQEPGELLPPGSVPEELLDYFDMKGAPRPEEALHTMTKDEPRGIIARTRKIWGLMLLTTVVLGAVFFISRTDVDIQQILGKVRELNETRPGLAALLTIVSFWLSMLVFVSITVPIVSFAALHGPWFGILYSTLGVFSGAAIFYALGLVLHTNPWFDRFRAVRHVKKQFEKIRPYGLWAVAISRMVPSGPFLVVNLVTGMLGFRPSQFLLGSLIGLMPGIIAFTVFGETIRKVFTDPGWMNILMFVLLLAAYFAIMTGIVSLVRKISGIKT, from the coding sequence ATGATTTTTACACAAGACCGTCACTATACAAGCACATCAATTGCATCCCGGCTCTCCTTTTTTACCTCCAGTCGGGATTACTACTCCGCCCTGGCGGAGGTTCTTCCGAAGACCCAAAAGAGGATACTCATCGTCGGCTGGAGCTTTGACGACCGCATTCGCCTCAGGCGGGACAGGGATACGGGTCCCTCGGGACCGGAGCTGGGGGATCTCCTCCTCTCCATTGCCCGGGAAAACCCTTCTATGTGGATAGACCTGTGTATATGGAAGCCCCCCTCCCTCTTTGCGGCGGACCAGCACATTACCCATAAATTCAGGAAGGAAGTACATGAGGCGCCGAACATGGATCTCCACCACCTTCCAGCGAAATCGGCTTTCGCTTCCCGGCACGAGAAGTTCGTTATTCTGGACGATGCCCTGGCCTTTATCGGAGGAATCGACCTTACCCGGGAGCGCTGGGACAGCCCGGAGCATCCCGCGAAGAGCCCTGCCCGGGTGAATCCGGAGGGGGAGGCCTACGGCCCCTATCACGACACCCATGCTGTCATGTCCGGACCCGCGGTGGGGGAGCTCCTCTCCCTGGCACAGGAGGAGTTCTCCCTCGATCATTCCACTGATGCTGAACCTCCTTCTCTCTGGCCTGAAGGGATTCCTGTGGATGTCGAAAATGCCCGAATCATGATCTCCCTTACCCGATCATCCCCGGACGCTGATGTCCCGGACCTCCGGCAGATACGGCAGGTTTACCTGGACATGCTCAGGGAGGCACGGGAGTTCATCTTCATCGAGAACCAGTATTTCTCCAGCGACGAGATCACCGATCTTCTGGCCCGAAGGCTCCGTGAAAAGGAGGGACCGGAGCTGATTATCCTCATGAGCCGGGAACTCCCGGATCTGCTGGGCAGGATGACCATGGGGGTCAATGCCTCCATGCACATCGCGAAGCTGAGGGAGAACGACCGTCACGGTCGTCTGGGATTTTTCAATCCCGTTTCTCCCGATGATCCCGCGACCCCGGTCAAGGTCCATTCCAAGCTGATGATTACCGACAGCCGATTTCTGACCCTGGGATCCGGGAACATCAACCAGCGCTCCTTCGGTTTCGATAACGAGGTAAACATCCTCATGGACGCGCAGGAGACGGACGACCCCGGGTGTGTCGCACAACTGGAGGCTCGCATCCTCGCCCAGCACTGCGGCTTGAGCCCGGAAGAGTGGCGGGAAATGGTCCGGCAGCACCGGGGTTCCCGCTTGTCGGCTTTCAGAGAACGGAGCAGATCCTGGGACGGTCTTCAGGAGCCCGGGGAACTGCTACCCCCCGGTTCGGTCCCCGAGGAGCTGCTGGATTACTTCGACATGAAGGGAGCACCCCGGCCGGAGGAGGCATTGCATACCATGACAAAGGATGAGCCCAGGGGCATCATTGCCCGGACCAGGAAAATCTGGGGCCTGATGCTGCTGACCACCGTCGTTCTGGGGGCAGTCTTTTTTATCTCCCGTACGGATGTGGATATTCAGCAGATCCTCGGGAAGGTCCGGGAGCTCAACGAAACCAGGCCTGGCCTGGCTGCCCTGCTGACGATAGTCTCCTTCTGGCTCAGCATGCTGGTCTTTGTTTCCATCACGGTTCCCATCGTCTCCTTTGCCGCACTCCACGGCCCCTGGTTCGGAATTCTCTATTCCACCCTGGGGGTGTTTTCGGGGGCCGCTATTTTTTACGCCCTGGGGCTTGTCCTGCACACAAACCCCTGGTTCGACCGCTTCAGGGCCGTCCGTCATGTAAAGAAGCAGTTCGAAAAGATCCGCCCCTACGGTCTCTGGGCGGTGGCCATCTCCCGCATGGTGCCCTCCGGGCCCTTTCTCGTGGTGAACCTGGTTACCGGCATGCTGGGGTTCCGTCCCTCCCAGTTTTTGCTGGGTTCTCTCATCGGCCTCATGCCCGGAATTATCGCCTTTACCGTTTTCGGCGAGACCATCAGGAAGGTTTTTACAGATCCCGGCTGGATGAACATTCTCATGTTTGTTCTGCTTCTGGCCGCCTATTTCGCCATCATGACGGGTATCGTCTCCCTGGTGCGCAAAATCTCAGGGATTAAGACCTAG
- a CDS encoding FAD-dependent oxidoreductase, with amino-acid sequence MTNEHFELLVIGGGPAAITMAKELGSRVRMGVIRREAHSMIYCAMPYAVEGLLQPEKTLKADTLVTETGAQLIRDTVTDVDFEKKSVTTQAGNSYTWDKLVIATGAEPVLPPLKGHELEGVSTFKKEEDMFKVASMVEEGMENAVVIGAGAIGVELAQALAARGVDTVLADMADSVLPNLADPEMTAPAAEELQRLGIRLKLGRKALELRAREDKPALIGGVVFDDGSIEKADLVVFAVGMRPEVSLFEGSGLEIARDGIIVDSRMRTSIEDVYAVGDCVSFTSAITGEPAGGKLATNAVPMGRILAANLKGEDREYPGFINGAATKAGELFIGGTGMKEEEAKGHFQVLCGYSEFTTTFPIMPGAKKARLKLLADRESGRIIGGQIVSGQPVTDKVDQISMAIQFGLKVEDLLNFSYSSQPWQSFYPAHNLLVKAAEELSIQLSGPDRKPAVLVEAR; translated from the coding sequence AATGAACACTTTGAACTGCTTGTAATCGGCGGGGGGCCCGCCGCGATAACCATGGCCAAGGAGCTGGGGTCCCGGGTCCGGATGGGGGTAATCCGGCGGGAGGCCCACTCCATGATCTACTGCGCCATGCCCTACGCCGTGGAAGGGCTGCTGCAGCCGGAAAAGACCCTGAAGGCTGATACACTGGTTACCGAGACCGGGGCGCAACTGATCCGGGACACCGTTACAGACGTCGATTTTGAAAAAAAGAGCGTCACCACCCAGGCGGGAAACAGCTATACCTGGGATAAGCTGGTAATCGCCACAGGCGCGGAACCGGTACTGCCACCCCTGAAGGGGCATGAGCTGGAGGGCGTAAGCACCTTCAAGAAGGAAGAGGATATGTTCAAGGTCGCTTCCATGGTGGAAGAGGGCATGGAAAACGCTGTGGTTATCGGGGCGGGAGCCATCGGCGTGGAACTCGCCCAGGCCCTGGCAGCCCGCGGGGTAGATACCGTTCTGGCGGATATGGCGGATTCGGTTCTTCCCAACCTCGCCGATCCGGAAATGACCGCCCCCGCAGCGGAGGAGCTGCAGAGGCTGGGGATCCGTCTCAAGCTGGGACGCAAAGCCCTGGAACTGAGGGCCCGTGAGGATAAGCCTGCCCTGATCGGCGGGGTTGTATTCGACGACGGCAGTATCGAGAAAGCCGACCTGGTCGTTTTTGCCGTCGGGATGCGCCCGGAGGTCTCCCTCTTCGAAGGCAGCGGCCTTGAAATAGCCCGGGACGGGATTATCGTGGACAGCCGAATGCGTACCAGCATCGAAGATGTCTACGCTGTCGGAGACTGTGTCTCCTTTACCAGCGCCATTACCGGTGAACCCGCCGGGGGAAAACTGGCGACCAACGCGGTTCCCATGGGTCGCATTCTGGCAGCCAACCTGAAGGGTGAGGACCGGGAGTATCCGGGCTTTATTAACGGTGCGGCAACCAAGGCGGGGGAACTCTTTATCGGCGGAACAGGCATGAAGGAAGAAGAGGCAAAAGGGCATTTTCAGGTTCTATGCGGCTACTCCGAATTTACCACCACCTTTCCCATAATGCCGGGGGCAAAAAAGGCTCGCCTCAAGCTGCTGGCGGACCGTGAAAGCGGAAGGATCATCGGAGGCCAGATTGTGAGCGGACAGCCGGTTACCGACAAGGTCGACCAGATAAGCATGGCCATCCAGTTTGGCCTGAAGGTTGAGGATCTTCTGAATTTCAGCTATTCCAGTCAGCCCTGGCAGTCTTTTTATCCCGCCCATAACCTGCTGGTAAAGGCTGCGGAGGAACTTTCCATCCAGTTGAGCGGGCCGGACAGAAAACCAGCTGTCCTGGTCGAGGCTCGGTAA
- the lnt gene encoding apolipoprotein N-acyltransferase: MTSPAAKNLFRPALSLILLLFALAEALLAFYGPISLTRTPSLMVAPFSRGGAALNDGQMEELTRSIEVAFATAGSSSVKPQALVEEYLMPSGRSLADIDSRESAMELARELGVLRLVQPVLSAWEGELALYLWLYDTVGGEPISSESFRASNLSALMESLEGPEFAEAFDIPVPGLTPFDYSFFLFLALELLLALLLLLRRPAGLFNQGLIILGSTLYLFAFFFARNANMDYVQRFVAHGGDLKMAADTASQQLEAALRFLPLILLNLTLYLFPGGSLQRFFADKKTLQDRAIRSNPPSDGISASIPAAVESFMHHTPGLLAGWLSGLLYTLALPSLFRLQGVPVLSFVTLIPLFLFCRRASRGGAATSVMAFASLQVMLVNFWHSTYSYVSLPFTVLLSLAQWLIFLPLLVWLLRRPGRGWILTVSSSWIVFDWLRGMGFLAYPWGMLGTALYPWTLFIQVASLTGVWGVSWLVVAFNAAIAELLTVGERRRPLLVGAAALVLLPLSFGALTLALAPKPEESITVLLVQHNRDPRKHDYAESLDALLSLSEDGLARAAEEGRTVDLVAWPETAFVPDIRFWMRRGNEGRGRRKLAERMLSAVDSWDTWLVTGSSDHTRLPEEGDTDYPEISHNSTYLISPEGEIGSIYHKIKLVPFTEYFPFKEELPAVYEQLDKFDVTDWTPGSEYLLHRHPRAPFTTPICFEDIMPAHVRRFVAEGARLIVNVSNDYWSLSPVEGMQHGVNGLFRAVENRVPLVRATTSGLTLAADPWGRVLGSLGFFEEGRLLAEIPEAPPGMTLYARLGDWFPLLLGALLIILVVVRVFVYYFKKE, translated from the coding sequence ATGACGAGTCCTGCCGCTAAAAACCTGTTCAGACCCGCGCTTTCCCTGATTCTCCTTCTTTTTGCCCTGGCAGAGGCGCTCCTCGCCTTTTACGGTCCCATCAGCCTGACCCGCACCCCCAGCCTGATGGTCGCACCCTTCTCCCGGGGCGGGGCAGCCTTGAACGATGGTCAGATGGAGGAACTTACCCGATCCATCGAGGTGGCCTTCGCCACCGCCGGATCCTCCAGTGTCAAACCCCAGGCCCTGGTGGAGGAGTACCTGATGCCCTCCGGCCGCAGCCTCGCGGATATCGACAGCCGGGAGTCCGCCATGGAGCTCGCCCGGGAGCTGGGTGTACTGCGTCTGGTGCAGCCGGTTCTTTCCGCCTGGGAGGGAGAGCTTGCCCTCTATCTGTGGCTTTACGACACCGTCGGGGGCGAGCCCATCTCCTCCGAAAGTTTCAGGGCTTCGAACCTTTCCGCTCTTATGGAATCCCTGGAGGGGCCTGAGTTCGCCGAAGCCTTCGATATCCCTGTTCCGGGTCTTACCCCCTTCGACTACAGCTTCTTTCTCTTCCTGGCCCTCGAGCTCCTTCTGGCCCTTCTGCTCCTGCTGCGCCGTCCCGCGGGTCTCTTCAACCAGGGTCTGATCATCCTCGGCTCCACCCTCTACCTTTTCGCCTTCTTCTTCGCCCGCAATGCCAACATGGATTACGTTCAGCGCTTCGTGGCCCACGGAGGGGACCTCAAAATGGCCGCCGACACCGCCAGTCAGCAGCTCGAGGCGGCCCTGCGCTTTCTGCCCCTTATCCTGCTGAATCTAACTCTCTATCTTTTTCCGGGCGGCTCCCTGCAGCGTTTTTTTGCCGACAAAAAAACGCTGCAGGACCGGGCTATCCGCTCCAATCCGCCTTCCGACGGGATTTCCGCTTCTATCCCTGCCGCGGTAGAAAGCTTCATGCATCATACCCCCGGGCTCCTCGCGGGCTGGCTTTCCGGCCTGCTCTACACCCTGGCCCTTCCATCCCTATTCCGGCTCCAGGGAGTCCCGGTTTTGAGCTTCGTCACGCTGATACCCCTCTTTCTGTTCTGCCGAAGGGCTTCCCGGGGAGGGGCGGCGACCTCGGTCATGGCTTTCGCCTCCCTGCAGGTAATGCTGGTCAACTTCTGGCACTCAACCTACTCATACGTCTCCCTTCCCTTTACGGTGCTCCTCTCCCTGGCCCAGTGGCTCATTTTTCTTCCCCTGCTTGTGTGGCTCCTGCGGCGTCCCGGCCGCGGCTGGATTCTCACAGTCTCCTCATCCTGGATAGTCTTCGACTGGCTCCGGGGCATGGGATTCCTGGCCTATCCCTGGGGCATGCTGGGTACGGCCCTCTATCCCTGGACGCTCTTCATCCAGGTCGCTTCCCTGACCGGGGTCTGGGGCGTAAGCTGGCTGGTCGTAGCCTTCAACGCGGCAATTGCGGAGCTGCTCACTGTCGGGGAGCGCCGTCGTCCGCTGCTCGTCGGTGCTGCTGCCCTGGTTCTGCTTCCCCTCAGCTTCGGAGCTCTTACCCTTGCTCTGGCGCCGAAGCCGGAGGAGAGCATTACCGTGCTGCTCGTACAGCATAACCGGGACCCCCGAAAGCACGACTACGCCGAGAGCCTGGACGCCCTCCTTTCCTTGAGCGAGGACGGTCTTGCCCGGGCCGCGGAGGAGGGTAGAACGGTGGACCTGGTCGCCTGGCCGGAGACCGCCTTCGTGCCGGATATCCGCTTCTGGATGCGCCGGGGTAACGAGGGGCGAGGGAGGAGGAAACTCGCCGAAAGGATGCTCTCCGCCGTGGATTCCTGGGACACCTGGCTCGTGACGGGAAGCTCCGACCACACCAGACTTCCGGAGGAGGGGGATACGGATTACCCGGAAATCAGCCACAACTCCACCTATCTGATCAGCCCGGAGGGAGAGATCGGGAGCATCTACCACAAGATAAAGCTGGTCCCTTTTACCGAGTACTTCCCCTTCAAGGAGGAACTCCCCGCGGTCTACGAGCAGCTGGACAAGTTCGACGTCACCGACTGGACCCCCGGCAGCGAGTACCTGCTTCACCGGCACCCCAGGGCGCCCTTTACCACCCCCATCTGCTTCGAGGACATCATGCCCGCTCATGTACGCCGCTTTGTGGCGGAGGGGGCCCGGCTCATCGTCAATGTAAGCAACGACTACTGGTCCCTGTCCCCGGTGGAGGGGATGCAGCACGGCGTCAACGGGCTCTTTCGGGCGGTGGAGAACAGGGTGCCCCTGGTCCGGGCCACCACCTCCGGGCTCACCCTGGCAGCTGACCCCTGGGGACGGGTCCTGGGTAGCCTCGGGTTTTTTGAAGAGGGCCGGCTTTTAGCGGAAATCCCTGAAGCCCCTCCCGGAATGACCCTCTACGCCCGCCTGGGGGACTGGTTTCCCCTGCTGCTGGGTGCTCTGCTGATCATCCTTGTTGTTGTCCGGGTCTTTGTGTATTACTTTAAAAAGGAATGA